The sequence GCAGTATCCCAGGtcttaattttttagttttaattTTGCTTTTATCGTTCTGAAACATATCaatatataaaaacgtgcttaatccacctaaaacctaacgactatccaaatcaacaaacccgataaacctgataaatttatgtgaaatggacattttttactaatcatcctgtatcacCTAAACCGAAAGTtgaatctgactgaaaaacgagatgttttataggatcttaagacgtttcattttaatcttttatgATTCCTaggtttcatttgaacttagatcggtttagccatctacgagaaaaatgagtaacactattttaatttcgtttcacatatcaacttgttccgcaatcagaaaacGAATCAAAACGTATttcactgattcaaatggtatatgggtgttatgttcttccagtatttattgctatgtgtagtttaaatcaatataattatggaattgctttctacTCGAAAATGctaccatcatctggtttacatatgttatattcgaatgattatgttgccaaaaacgagccttgTATAACTCTCTATAGATATGTGAGTGAAAGGATACTCTCTGCTAGGTGAAAAAATGATAATTCGGATCAAAAACCATGCTGTAAAGAATAGTTTTCTACAGAGTCTGCATGTGTTGGCCGCCTCCTAAATTTTTGGgtgtttagaaaaaaatgacaacaaattcaaaacatgcaactcaaaactgttgtgcaGGATCTGTTTGAAATGAGCTCAAAACTTACAGACATAAGAATAGCATCATAAAAGTAGTGGAAATACAACATTACatacacaatgaaaacaaactCAATCAGAAAACATGTATATGGTTTGCTCTTTGCTGAAATAATGAGCAGACCCGACATCACTTttgaaagatattgaacgaaaagctaCACACTAAGAAAATTTTACAtcattatagatgcacataaatgaagcatctcaattcacttacattctcaattcaaagcatgtaaacataagtcatatcattaacttcgcaGTAAATTTAGCTAAAGCttgcatcgatacagacgcaaaatttatttttacatgttaatagatgtaatattgtattGCATAATTGAAGTTTGTGCAACTTCAGCACATGGGCTTACCAAAATTATAGGGTGGGAAAGATGAACAATTAACGACGACattgttttttcgttgtttttatTGCTGCATTTTTAATATAACGGAtacatgagtttcacaattaaTTTTCCAAGTTCATATAAACGTTCGTAAAAACAAATATATCTAAACGGAACTCATATAGTGACATATTCAATTTCTCTCAGGCTTGCATAACTGATTTTGGAATATACGAAATTTGTCATAATATAAGACAAGTTACACAGTTGATACTCGTAACAATGgtagaacttaaagatatgatGCACAACATTGAAATATTGCACTTTTTCAATAACACAAGAGTTaccagaatagtaatataaattaacttgataagttgcacaaccagtATGGAAACacgggacagcaacttaacgtgctacttatcaccgtgaagtgataccgataacaCATAGTTTAGCCGGGGATAAAAAAACGATATAAATCTAAAAATCGATAACACATACCCAAATCATTTCACTTGGTTTCCACCATGTAATAAATAGTAGTAATTAAGACCATAATTTGtagagcaaagcaaagccttcatTCATCGACATCATTCGCCTTAACATTAAATAACTTTGAAGAAAAAACAGCCGATTTCTATAAgtgatggatttttattcagttTGATTCCTTACCATTTTTTTAGACTAGTTTTTGTAAACGATATCAATGAAGTGGCCACCTTTATTAGcaataacaaaataattttgcCATTACCTTTTCGAACATCTCGAGTGTTAGCGTCGATCAGCACGAATGTTTGCCTTGAGCTCGTCAATAGTTTGAGGCTGGTTGGCGTAAATCTTGCTTTTTAGATAACCCcacaaaaaagtttcaaaatgcGCCACACAGTGGTTTCACTGACGCGAAAATGCTGAACGCGGCGACGATACGCCACTGTTGGGTCCTGAGCAACACTTTTTCGCACTGTTGGAAGAGGATCAAAGCGCCCTAAAGCGGGcagctaaaattgctaaaattggacccagtgaaaatggttcttgaatctgatcCGATAGGCACAAGCGAAAGAGGAGCACAGAGAGCAAGGTGGATAAGCCAAGTGGAACGGGATTCACGAAATATCCGGGTCTTGAGTTGCTGGCGAAGAGCGGCTATGGATCGAGTTAAATGGAGGCGTTTGCTAGTTACAGCAAAGAACTTAAATTAAGATAAATTAGGCGTCAATTGGCAATCCTTTCGGTTAGAAAAAAACGGTATttataatttcttcaaaaacaCATACTTCTTTTGGTTCTATTTATGATTCAAATATAATACATAATTACTGATTGACATTTAAATAGTTTATTGTGAGCCGAATGTACATAAAGGGTGGTctattttaaatataaattactgttcataaaataaaaaaaaaactatttcaactACATACTCCGTAAAATATGCTCTGTTAACGATATAAATTATCTCCAAGCGGTTATTATAAATTAAATCTTTCTTcttcatagaaattattttacagctaccattaaattattttttcccttaaaatataatttatacaaaatattCATGCGAACAGTTGACTTTATTTCACTGATTTATTGTCGTCACTACTAGCTACTAGCACTGCCGTATAATAACTCTTTTATGAATAACATTTTTGTACATTCttttatttacaaaatatttcaagaCCTGCTTGGAACAACCCGTACACCGCTATAGGTTCAGGCAAATCCCTCTATGATGTCACGAGCTAGTATAATTCGTTACATATATTGCAACGTCCATCTGCAGGTCCGTATTTTACCTATCTAgagaatatatttaaaaaaataaacttccTAAGAATCAGTCTGCATATCGCATCTTTTCAGATCTTCTTACCTAGGCGACAAAAGAAAACTGGAAAGAACATCGTACCGGTAATTCAAGGAAAGGACTCGCTAAGGCACATGATCATATTAAACCCACCTTTTTTACAAGCTATGATTCAGGGAATGCAAATTTACGATCGAATCTTTAAACGACACCGGAATATATAAGTAAAATTTTGATTCTGATTAGTtttatttctttcgaaagtcTAAAATATGAGCAATGcttatttaaatatttaaatagtTAGTCGCCCCTGTTGcatgaatattaaaaattttgattcaatgtAGTTTTCTGTTAGCCAAATATAAGTCAAACATTACCCTACATCATACCTGGAATGTTATAGAGAATGTTGGTTATTTGCACGGATCTTTGAGGACCATATTAAAGAGTGCCGTTTGgtggagctttttgcttcgtatTATCGCATATCCCATCTTCGTCATGGATAGGGAATCACATAAAATATACGTATATTCAACTACCCTATGTATGAACATTATACGGGTTCAAAAATGGTTACTTgatacttgttgaaaatttgctTTATAAGGCTTTTGGTTTAAAGCCTACGATACCCACGACAAATCCGTAGGGTGTAGAAGcattattcaataaaatttctATTCCGAAAATCACTGAAACTCATAGTTCTACAATTTTTGTAAAGTAAATCTGGGATTACCAACTTTGAATAGAATCTTCATTTCTGTAGCCCCGGTAGGTATCCTCCAGGCTCTGGTAATCCGGTGCAGAAAAGCGTTAGCCCCCTGTAGGCCTCGTAGAGCGTTTTGCGTACACCGGAAGGAACATTGTGCCTTCAACTCCTAACTCGTCTATACATGCGAACAACACGAATAATCTACTGTCGAAATAGTAAGTAGAAATGCAGGGAATAGGAATATCAATGGAAGAAAAAGAAACCTCAATTGGGCTGAACTCGCTGCTTCTCTATATAGGGTcattcataaaccacgtagattCATTGGTTGGAGAGAGGGGTTTAGCAAAAGTAAAAACAAGTgactaaaaataaatttctgaaaatgtactaacaaatgaacaaattgaagtctaaagtctaatttCTCAACAAATAGTATTGAAATTCAGCGTATACCGTTCTAAATTCACTTTCATTCAACTTTATAAAGACTTGATCGCAAAGTATTATTTGTCGAATCGACTTGAATACTGAATATCGAACAAGTAGGAATTTCTGCAATTGTGTTTCATTATTTTGTACATAATTTCGTTAATTATATTAGTTGTCATGAAAGCGAGTGTATCGATTTTATTGAAGTTTAAGACAAAACCAGTATGGGCTGTTTTGTCCtgaaaattataccaaaaaCTAGGTCATTTAgagattaataaattgttttgcttaggacacataaccatttttatttattttacgttttgtcATCGACTAATCTAGTGCAAAATTGTTGATGATTAACTGTTATGCCACTTATCATTTTAACATAAACGACTAAGTAGACGAgatgtttctgctacttacagaacatttTTTTGTTCGCACTCGGTAGCTTAGTGTCACCGAGCCTCGTTGGCTTcgcttatgtggctgcgccaccaAATCGAACCCTCTAGAGATGGAGTTCATgaaactttaatttttttttttgctcgctaaatCATCGATCAAGTTGTGTCCCGGGCGCAAGTCTAGGTACGCCACTACGTACACCCCTGAAATAAGAGCAGGAGTAGTGAACTTTCGTTTCGAATATACCTCGTACGTTGGTTAGTTCTCCCGATATTTATAACAAAAGCTCTCCTCGAATTTCTATAATACTGTACATACTACGTAGTCTGTTGGATGTTCAGATTTGTCAAATTTCAATCAACGTGAGTTTCCCTAAGGTCACTAATTCTTACAGTTATCATTCAAATTTTCATTATATGAAAATGGGACGATTCCGCCAAACAACGGTCATCAAAAAATGTTCCATAAATTCATAAAAAATCCGATGGATTTATTAAATTGCCAACAAGCCGAAGGTCATTAGGTCAAATGCATTAGTAAATGCCGAACccatcaaaaatcaaaaatttcagaaaaattccCATGAATGTTGTACTACATACATTGAAAAGTAAATGATAGTACCAAACTTCAGACGATTGCAATTTCATTAACCTAATTGCGTTGAATGCTTGGTCAACTCCTCCTCAAACGTGGGTATAGATCTCGTGCAAACAACCGTATGTATTGTAAATAGAATCCCTAACATCCGAAACAAAATCAGTGCTAGACACTCACCTCAGCTTAACTCGTTACCCTCGTACAAACTTTCGCAATTCTCTATCAGTCGCAGTATCGGACCAATGTTGTACGGGAAGATCGTATCCGCTACTAGTCGACTGATTTGCAATCGCAAACTGATTAACACCGTCATCACGTTATCCAAGACCACGTTCTGATTATTGCTGCTTACCGAGGCATTACTGTACATGACTGCCCGTGCACTACTGTAGCTATTGTGCCTGTAGTAGTTCAAACAGCTCTGCGTAAACATGGCCCAGTTCTGCCTGATGTACTTCAAAAATCGTAGCAGAAAAAGCAGAAAACAGGTCTCCGTGCTTATCAGCAAATCCAAAAACAGATGAGTAATGTTCGGCCCAAGGTTAGAGAACTCGATAAACGTGTACACTGGGTTTAAAATTGCAATAAGCTCTGGGAATGCATTATTTCGGAACGAAATTCCGGATGTGACGTCCAGCGTACACACCATCGCCTCCACCAGATAGTCGTCCTGATCGTCGAATAAATGTATTAGCACCTGACTGAAATGGCTATCCGGGTGAAATTCGAGCTGATGCTTTAGGTAGCTTTCCAACTTTCGCACCACATCCCGAATACTTCTTTCAATCATCTGAATCTCTTGCATATCAATATCGCTGCTGTCGACACTACTGTCGCTGGAGTCACATCGGATTTCCTTTACAATAACTGCTACCGCTTTCAGGACTAGAAGGGCCATTTTCTGCATAAGTGTACGATCATAGTGTACATTGTTGGCCGGATTCTGGAAGGCATTGCCACTACTACTACTGCTACCAGGAAGATTATTGTATGTACCGACGCGTCCATTCTGGTCTGAGACAGGCGACAGACGATTGTCGTGATACCGAATAACTTCTCCTTTGTGACCCAGCAATCCTAAACTAGTGGTATATGTTGATTTAGGCATTTTGTCCAGTATTCGATGATCCTTGACTGATCGAACCACACTGTGAGCCAGACTACCAACCTCCTCCGGGATGAAATCTTGCAAAGCAAGCGTACTTCCGTAACAAAGAGCTTCGTTGAACAGAGTCAGCATCTGCTTGTAGATAACAGCATTCTCCGTTGACAAAAGCAGTGCATGAAAGTCATCCAGCTTTGAGTGGAACGGTTTCGTTTCAACAACTGACAGATTTGCCTTGACACTAATGATACTCTCCCAAAGACGCAGAAACGTTAGAATGCAGGTTTCGGTGATGATGCTTTGAGTATTGGGAGGTCGTGACACTTCCGGTATCAGcttactgatgatttttaccagcGCAGACCACTTCTTACCTAGGATGCAAATTGTTTCGCACTTGATTCGTGTCGTGTCGAAACTCTCCGAGTCGGTCAGCGTGATAATATGGCATACTTGGGAGGAACTTGCTGTGTTACTTGCATGTTGCGAACTAACTTGGCTTACTACACTATGGCTAGGTGGGTAAAACATTTCAGCATTCGACAGGGACGATCCGGTCACCGGGCTAAATATAGTACTAGCAGAAGAATCTTCCCCATACTGCTGCGAACCGAAGTGTGTAGCAAAATAATTACTTTCCATCGGTGGTGGGTGAAATACCGTAGCTGAACTGGTTGCCTCGACGTTAGAACTGCTCACTGCCTGCCCATGAATGTCTTCGTCTAAGGGATGTTCTGTTTCATCTTTCCATTCGACTATCTGTTTAATAATTTCCAGGCTAAAATTGATCTTTTTTACCGCCAAAATATCTGCCTGATTGAAACCGAACAGATTCGCCACAATCTTCTCCAACCATCGGTCATCCGAATCATCCTTGATAATAACCAGAAACGAGGACAATATTCTTCCCGACAAATAATTTATAAACTTATTGTTATAGTTACACAATCCGATAATCTCATCGATGTTCATCGAGACGAAATCCGTCTCCAAGTGCTCCGAGTGTTCGCTCCTAATCAGATAGTTACACATATCCATTATCCCAGAGCAGATGTTTCCCTTGATGTTCTGCTTCAAGTAAGTATCAAAAAGTAACTGTAAATTCGACAGAAACTTGAGCAGGTACTCGAAGGGCCACTCAATTAGTGGTAACAGTTGCCTGACTTTTCCCCGACCCTTGTCCAACGGTGATACTTCTCCGCATACGTAGTACGATTGAAAAGACATCAGCAGTACTTCGGTGTCCAATCGACATAGGCACTGTTTAGCGATGGCTTCCTGAAATAACGCCTGATAGTCGGGTACCTGTCTCAGCAATAAATCATCCTCCGAACCATTTTTGTCACGGATATTTGTGGCTTCGTGGATCGGCGTTGGAGAATCGTCCACTACTAGCGCGGTATCCGCCACTGCCACCGCCGACGATGATGAACCGGAGGACGTTGGAGGAGACGAGGAAAGTGATGTCGAACTAGAACTGGCAGATGCCAGCAGCGAAGAACCGTTGGAAGAGTTGCCACTGGAACTGGCGTTGCTGCTATCCACGACATCGGACTCATTTTCTATACGCTGTCGCTTACTAACCGGTTGTTCGTTCACCGAAGACAACGAAGATATGGTACTGATGCCGTTACTGGCACCACCGGCAGTGGAGGTCGTTCCTCCTGTACCAGTGACCACGATTCCGGTGAGCGTGGAACCCAAACTCTTTTTGGGTTCCTTTTCGTTTTGAAGGACCATTGAATTGGATCTATGATAATGGTGCTGGGACTACGACGACGGCTGTAAATCGTTGTTTTGATCGAGCGCCACGTTGGTTAACCGTGAACTGCTGTTCTTCGCGTTCGGTGATTCAAGATTACTGCAGTGTGCAGATGCAtgatcaaaaatctgtaaatgtatataaaaaaaacaaagttaaCTACTATGCCAAAGATTCCTggaattcaatttaaatttGTACAAAGCGGAATATCTGTAAACTCAACTTAAGTCTATACATTTCAAGTATCTGAGAATACATTtgggttttttgcctttctcatgtagaaaggttatgcaatcactgtgaaaaccgacttttaaccgaggcccggagggccgaatgttatataccattcgactcagctcgacgaactgacaaaatgtctatctctctctctctctctctctgtttgtgtgtgtgtgtttgtatgtgacaaaaatatgcactcacttttctcggagatggctgaaccgattttcacaaacttagtttcaaatgaaagatccaatggttccatagcctgctattgaatttcatttggattcgactccCGGTTCttgagttacatggtaatatgtaaaaattagagaaaaattgtgcactcaattttctctaaaacggctcaaccgattctcacaaattaagattcaaatgaaaggtcttatagtttcctaaaaaattgtagaacattttatccggaactgacttccggttccggaactaaagtgtggaaaattaccaatttcattagtattttttcacgaaaataacttaaaataaaaacttaattcgccaTTGCTGGtttccccttttcctgttccggaagcaccgaaagtggtgaagaaaaactccaaaaatagaactaacttcgatttctctgcgatgcctgaaccgattttcacaaatcttgatttatcatatcatattatctttaaagctactgttaaatttcatccggatccgaattccggtttcgcagttacagggtgatgagtgtcaaagtttccaAATCGTcatatagattgacaatatgtacaacaccgaaagaagaagaaaacacaaaacgaacgatgcgtgctttgttctgtttcgtacacgctatgaagaaatcgaaacggttacggatgtctgttactggtgtgtgatattggaaaAAGACGGTGCAGCGGTTGATAAAAACTCCAGCTATTCtaatgataagtgcgaccgaaagaataaacgaatgtcattgaattcaaatttatttgaaaaaaatatgcaatttgcacagccggtagtgcagtaacacCGTTCCAGTTGTGTAGTGAcgtcaataaaaataataataataataataataataataatagtaataataataataataataataataataataacaataattacaataataaaaataaaaataaaaataaaaataaaaataaaaataaaaataaaaataaaaataaaaataaaaataaaaataaaaataaaaataaaaataaaaataaaaataaaaataaaaataaaaataaaaataaaaataaaaataaaaataaaaataaaaataaaaataaaaataaaaataaaaataaaaataaaaataaaaataaaaataaaaataaaaataaaaataaaaataaaaataaaaataaaaataaaaataaaaataaaaataaaaataaaaataaaaataaaaataaaaataaaaataaaaataaaaataaaaataaaaataaaaataaaaataaaaataaaaataaaaataaaaataaaaataaaaataaaaataaaaataaaaataaaaataaaaataaaaataaaaataaaaataaaaataaaaataaaaataaaaataaaaataaaaataaaaataaaaataaaaataaaaataaaaataaaaataaaaataaaaataaaaataaaaataaaaataaaaataaaaataaaaataaaaataaaaataaaaataaaaataaaaataaaaataaaaataaaaataaaaataaaaataaaaataaaaataaaaataaaaataaaaataaaaataaaaataaaaataaaaaaaataaaaataaaaataaaaataaaaataaaaataaaaataaaaataaaaataaaaataaaaataaaaataaaaataaaaataaaaataaaaataaaaataaaaataaaaataaaaataaaaataaaaataaaaataaaaataaaaataaaaataaaaataaaaataaaaataaaaataaaaataaaaataaaaataaaaataaaaataaaaataaaaataaaaataaaaatataaataaaaataaaaataaaaataaaaataaaaatacaaataaaaataaaaataaaaataaaaattaaaataaaaataaaaataataataataataaaaataaaaataagacaaaaataaaacaaaaataaaaataaaaaaaaataaaaataaaaataaaaaaaaaataataataataatattaataataacaatactaataaaaataaaaataataataataacataaacgcaggttcgctttgtttgttagatttcgtttaattggttgaatcgaaatagagcatgagatagtaatgaGATGAGATAGTAACaaaatttgtagagtttgttagattaggtccgaacaaattttcctatttctattcaatgaacagttgcttaagcgaattccacagtaatatttatgatgttaagagcaatatgagaaaggcatcaccactaggtggaataaaacaggtttttataagaaatttagaacagtcaactatgaaaagatgttttacactacggatcaaacatcaacgggtccacaggcttcggcgtCTTTATTCGAAACATTTCCTGGAAGAAAATTCGGTACTatttgagagctttatctggacggtcttattcaatatcattaGTCTGACATCCGCCCAATTCTCCCGATCCCCCATCTGTCcatcatcttcatcggaactaacaagatctttttctgTCACTAACATTTCCGCTCAAAAAATACCCTAGTCTTAAGCACTGTTAAGACATACCCTCGGtatcttagagctaaagcagtgtgccttattaaatatattgttaaatAAATTAACTGTATAGAAGTATGGCACTAATATAAACAATCTTGAAATacaatttcttcgcgtttcgccttcggttcatcagtgcttaaagcagttcaaattgaaccgtaaACGAATGACGGCTTATTGctggccgtcgcagaatgtgaaGTGGGATTTAAGTtcaactgctaggcacgagatggcggTTTAAAGAGTAATTtacactcgctgagagtaagtcataatagtaaacggcagagaaaagtgttctctttcgtctggtgttgaatttaattctgtattTGCATAGCTCGtctgcaatttctttcgaaagtagaagttgacaggtggcttattggccgttataaaaaaacgcgtgatatatCGTCAAACCCTTTTTAATCCCcctagtggtgaaatgatgcaattctcatattacttatattttcaaaaatatcactagaagattctgttaagattttttttttccaatttcaataaaataagaaactttctgtgggtatgaactaacataaccttttcaatttgtaaacagttatgtcaaattaataagaatttttctttattttccacCAATTTTCGCTagacaatttttcaagtgattgcttaaactttctatatgagaaaggcaagacttttatagaaaagaatcgttatcatgagtttgtgataatactaaaaaatgggtacaaattgaataaaagatttacatttttttcacctgaaaaatacagattcaaatgtggcaagtatgcacgctatacgaaatataacaaagcacgttgcgaacggtcccaaagtaggtttatatatcctcCAACTAgcgagatctgccaactagatgagtttgccagtaagttttattaaattttgcacAACGTTTCGCCATTACTTCCACATCTCGCGGTTTTAaaacgaaaccagaagtcggatccggatcgacttttcgggaactttttaatTTTGAGAGCTTTTATTTgcttattagtttgtggaaatcaggtaagaaatttccgaacaattgagtgcgcattttttataaatttgcacatatttacttgtaattccggaaccggaagtcgaatccaaatgaaattcaggaactttgtatgggaccataagacctttcattttggatctaagtttgtgaaaatcggtttagccatctctaagaaacgtgagtgacttttttcttctttgtttttttggtgcataccaccttgtaattctggaaccagacgtcggatcgggataaaattcaataccactctatgggatcataatattaatctttcatttgaatctgagtttgtgaaaatcgattcagccatctctgagaaaattgagtaacacTATTTGTCACAttaaccctgtaattccataACCGaatgtcggatccagataatattcaggaattcaatttaaaaccaccagattttttatttgaaccgaatttggtaaaaatcggtaaaaaaatgtaaagtgagtgagatccactttggaatatatgacccctatttccggtgctttcggaatcagGGAcctggatagccggaatcggtttgtttggttatcTATGGgtcatgactaccgattggagtattTTCGGGGCCAACTAAGAAATTTTTGTTTGCGAAATTtctaacatactttaccctataaatccggaaccaaaagtcggatccgaaaTTTGAGATTTAAGTTTGCTGTAATCGGTcaagcaatctctgagaaaattgaggaaataatttgaagtatgaatttttacactaatcactccGTAACCGGAGTGGAGCTCAATATAATTTCTCAGAAATTGTTAGACCGATGCTCACAAAACTATATCTGCTACCCAAAGTTACATTGATCCGAAaatcgattccggaattacatagtGTTTAAAATCATATAGATGGTTCAAAATAACAATGCAGAACACATGGATATTTTTAACTGAGTCCAAAACTGTCGAATTTTGTAGGTCTTCTTagttgataaccaaataaaccaacttTGACTATACTGGTCTCCGGTTTGAGGCTCCGAAaatatgcgaaaaaaaaaaaatttcaaaaatattgtaatAATTTCACATGTTAAAAGATAATGAGAAGGGCATCcttacatcactaagtggatttAAACCAGGATTTTTAATGTGTGTATAAAATAGATTGTCGTTATGGCGAATTGGCGGTAACATAATTATGGATTTTTTTAACAGTCTGTCTTACGGTGAGAAATGCTCTTGAGATTTACGTGAGATTTTCGCTCTTCATGTTCAGAATCGTATATGGAAAGCGGGGAGAGGGGGAAAGAGAGAGTTTAAGGTCCAGATACGTAAatacatattaaaaatattGGGATTCACTCACTATTACTGGAGTAATACTTCCGTTACAAGTATAATTGTCCCATATATATGTAAGATTTTATAGGATATAAAACAATTATGCGAAGAACGGCAGAATAACCAGGTGTTAATTGAATTGAACAATTCCACGTAAGAGCTCTAAACTGaatattatatttttattcaggaaacaacatttttgaaatatattttatgtttcGTGGCATAACAGTTTGTATGCAACTGTTATGAAACTCATCAGTTCTACATTAACCGCTAATTAGATATATAGAAATAATTTTGTGGCCTATACACAAACAATGCTCCACTCCTGAATGAAGTAGTATACAGGGA comes from Malaya genurostris strain Urasoe2022 chromosome 3, Malgen_1.1, whole genome shotgun sequence and encodes:
- the LOC131435591 gene encoding protein lines, whose amino-acid sequence is MVLQNEKEPKKSLGSTLTGIVVTGTGGTTSTAGGASNGISTISSLSSVNEQPVSKRQRIENESDVVDSSNASSSGNSSNGSSLLASASSSSTSLSSSPPTSSGSSSSAVAVADTALVVDDSPTPIHEATNIRDKNGSEDDLLLRQVPDYQALFQEAIAKQCLCRLDTEVLLMSFQSYYVCGEVSPLDKGRGKVRQLLPLIEWPFEYLLKFLSNLQLLFDTYLKQNIKGNICSGIMDMCNYLIRSEHSEHLETDFVSMNIDEIIGLCNYNNKFINYLSGRILSSFLVIIKDDSDDRWLEKIVANLFGFNQADILAVKKINFSLEIIKQIVEWKDETEHPLDEDIHGQAVSSSNVEATSSATVFHPPPMESNYFATHFGSQQYGEDSSASTIFSPVTGSSLSNAEMFYPPSHSVVSQVSSQHASNTASSSQVCHIITLTDSESFDTTRIKCETICILGKKWSALVKIISKLIPEVSRPPNTQSIITETCILTFLRLWESIISVKANLSVVETKPFHSKLDDFHALLLSTENAVIYKQMLTLFNEALCYGSTLALQDFIPEEVGSLAHSVVRSVKDHRILDKMPKSTYTTSLGLLGHKGEVIRYHDNRLSPVSDQNGRVGTYNNLPGSSSSSGNAFQNPANNVHYDRTLMQKMALLVLKAVAVIVKEIRCDSSDSSVDSSDIDMQEIQMIERSIRDVVRKLESYLKHQLEFHPDSHFSQVLIHLFDDQDDYLVEAMVCTLDVTSGISFRNNAFPELIAILNPVYTFIEFSNLGPNITHLFLDLLISTETCFLLFLLRFLKYIRQNWAMFTQSCLNYYRHNSYSSARAVMYSNASVSSNNQNVVLDNVMTVLISLRLQISRLVADTIFPYNIGPILRLIENCESLYEGNELS